In Candidatus Margulisiibacteriota bacterium, one genomic interval encodes:
- the mrdA gene encoding penicillin-binding protein 2 yields the protein ALKAADWPGVVLTSRSGREYHLPSLSTSHLLGYTGKISEAELANAGGEYQMIDYLGKSGVEYFWENELKGVAGIKQIEVDALGREKKILNSQKAIDGHSLLLSLDSEAQAKLEELLSATLAKARLKRGSAIVLDPNNGEVLAMVSLPTYDNNLFARGITGDEYKALLDNPDHPLFNRAVSGEFPSGSTIKPVMAAAALEEGVINEHTTVLSTGGISVGPWFFPDWRAGGHGSTEVKKALAQSVNTFFYYIGGGYQGFKGLGVERIVRYEKMFGLSEQTGIDLPAEATGFLPSMEWKEKVKGEKWYIGDTYHLSIGQGDLTVTPLQVADYTAVFANGGKLYRPHLVKAILSNEDKIATPVEIIPVRADFIKPENINIVREGMRQTVTTGSARSLSAVPVPVAGKTGTAQWSSKAPNHAWFTGFAPFDRPQVVITILIEEGGEGSTIAAPIARDFLTWYFNRKSSNL from the coding sequence TGGCGCTTAAAGCCGCCGACTGGCCGGGCGTGGTGCTAACCAGCCGTTCCGGCCGCGAATATCATCTGCCGTCTTTATCTACTTCACATCTTTTGGGTTACACCGGAAAAATCAGCGAAGCCGAACTGGCTAACGCCGGCGGCGAGTACCAGATGATTGATTATCTGGGCAAGTCCGGCGTGGAGTATTTTTGGGAAAATGAGCTTAAGGGCGTGGCGGGGATAAAGCAGATTGAGGTGGATGCACTGGGGCGGGAAAAGAAAATATTGAATTCACAAAAAGCGATTGACGGCCATAGTCTGCTCTTGTCGTTGGATAGCGAGGCTCAGGCGAAGCTGGAGGAGCTCTTGTCGGCAACGCTCGCCAAAGCCCGCCTCAAACGCGGTTCGGCGATTGTGCTTGATCCGAACAACGGCGAGGTGCTGGCTATGGTCAGCTTGCCTACTTATGATAATAATTTATTTGCTCGCGGCATCACCGGCGATGAATATAAAGCTTTGCTGGATAATCCCGACCACCCGCTTTTTAACCGTGCGGTTTCCGGTGAATTTCCTTCCGGCTCAACCATTAAGCCGGTAATGGCCGCCGCCGCCTTGGAGGAGGGCGTGATCAATGAACACACCACAGTGCTCTCCACCGGCGGCATCAGCGTCGGACCATGGTTTTTTCCGGATTGGCGTGCCGGCGGGCATGGCTCTACGGAGGTTAAAAAAGCCCTCGCCCAATCGGTTAACACCTTCTTCTATTATATCGGCGGTGGTTATCAGGGCTTTAAGGGCCTTGGGGTGGAGCGAATAGTGCGTTATGAAAAAATGTTCGGTCTGTCCGAGCAGACCGGCATTGACTTACCGGCGGAAGCCACCGGTTTTTTGCCGTCAATGGAATGGAAAGAAAAAGTCAAAGGCGAGAAGTGGTATATCGGCGATACCTACCATCTGTCTATCGGCCAGGGAGATCTGACGGTGACGCCCTTGCAGGTCGCGGATTATACCGCCGTGTTCGCCAACGGCGGCAAGCTCTATCGCCCGCATTTGGTTAAGGCGATACTCTCTAATGAAGATAAGATAGCCACGCCGGTGGAAATAATTCCGGTGCGCGCTGATTTTATCAAACCGGAAAATATAAACATCGTACGCGAGGGCATGCGGCAGACGGTTACTACCGGCAGCGCGCGCAGCTTGTCTGCGGTTCCGGTTCCCGTCGCCGGCAAGACCGGCACGGCGCAGTGGTCAAGCAAAGCGCCGAATCACGCCTGGTTTACCGGATTCGCGCCTTTCGACCGGCCGCAGGTAGTGATAACGATTTTAATTGAAGAAGGCGGCGAGGGCTCAACCATCGCCGCGCCAATCGCGCGCGATTTTTTGACCTGGTACTTTAATAGAAAAAGTTCAAATTTATAA